A part of Streptococcus porcinus genomic DNA contains:
- a CDS encoding HAD family hydrolase, producing the protein MTRKIIFLDVDGTLVDYANNLPQSAFNAIKKARRNGHLIYVCSGRSRAEIPKDIWEMGIDGMIGGNGSYVEHHGEVIMHRLIPSSEAKHIVDWLHERGLEFYLESNNGLFASENFREAARPVMRAYSMRKGKTAEEVADLEAEDALHGLVYGAPLYRDDLNKVSFILRDYQDHLDSILEFPNLEANTWGGRGETALFGDLGVKGVTKAHAIDILLEHLKADRKDTIAFGDAKIDIPMLDYCNLGVAMGNGGPEILAMADMVTDDVEEEGLYTAFKKLELI; encoded by the coding sequence ATGACTCGAAAAATCATTTTTTTAGATGTTGATGGTACACTTGTTGATTACGCTAATAATCTTCCTCAATCTGCATTTAATGCTATTAAAAAAGCTAGAAGAAACGGACATTTAATCTATGTTTGTTCCGGTCGCAGTCGTGCCGAAATACCAAAAGATATTTGGGAGATGGGAATTGATGGCATGATTGGCGGTAATGGGTCCTATGTAGAACACCATGGTGAAGTTATCATGCATCGGCTAATTCCCTCTAGTGAAGCTAAACATATCGTTGACTGGCTACATGAGCGAGGTTTAGAATTTTATTTAGAATCAAATAATGGGCTTTTTGCTAGCGAGAATTTCCGCGAAGCGGCACGTCCTGTTATGAGAGCCTATTCCATGCGAAAAGGCAAAACCGCTGAAGAAGTTGCTGACTTAGAAGCTGAAGATGCCTTACATGGATTGGTATATGGAGCCCCCTTGTATCGTGATGACTTAAATAAGGTTTCTTTTATTTTAAGAGACTATCAAGATCACTTAGATTCAATATTAGAATTTCCTAACTTAGAAGCTAATACTTGGGGTGGTCGTGGCGAAACAGCCTTATTTGGAGATTTAGGAGTCAAGGGTGTTACCAAGGCACATGCAATTGACATTTTATTAGAACACCTAAAAGCTGATAGGAAAGATACGATTGCTTTTGGTGATGCTAAGATTGATATTCCTATGTTGGACTATTGTAATCTTGGCGTTGCGATGGGAAATGGGGGCCCTGAGATCTTAGCAATGGCAGATATGGTGACAGATGATGTTGAAGAAGAAGGTCTCTACACTGCCTTTAAAAAATTAGAATTAATTTAA
- a CDS encoding ABC transporter permease/substrate-binding protein: MTSIVRTFLERFPDWTKALAEHLQISLIALLIAILIGIPLASLLSKSKRWSDIVLQITGIFQTIPSLALLGLFIPLMGIGTVPAVSALVIYAIFPIIQNTITGLNGIEPSLVEAGTAFGMTKWERLKKFEIPIAMPVIMSGVRTSAVMIIGTATLASLIGAGGLGSFILLGIDRNNTDLILIGAISSALLAILFNSILQYLEKASLKKILLAFAVIVLGLLVSYSPKLVSQFTKKSETLVIAGKLGAEPEVLINIYKEIIEDQSELKVEVKSNFGKTSFLYQALKSGDIDIYPEFTGTITSSLLTSKTELSNDPKKVYLDAKNGIAKQDNLVLLKPFAYQNTYAVAVPEKLAKEKGLTKISDLKAYEGQLKAGFTLEFKDRADGYKGLQSKYGLSLPVSTMEPALRYQAIKANDIQITDAYSTDAELKKYHLKVLEDDKHLFPPYQGAPLMKKALIQKHPELKKILNQLAGKISEDQMQEMNYQVSVKGKEASRVAHDFLVKEGLIKQ; the protein is encoded by the coding sequence ATGACTAGTATTGTAAGAACCTTCCTAGAACGTTTTCCTGATTGGACTAAGGCACTAGCAGAACACCTACAAATTTCTTTAATTGCTCTTTTAATTGCTATTTTAATTGGCATTCCGCTTGCTAGTCTTTTAAGTAAGAGTAAACGTTGGTCAGATATTGTTTTACAAATTACAGGTATTTTTCAGACGATTCCATCATTAGCTCTTTTAGGCCTCTTTATTCCTTTGATGGGGATAGGTACCGTTCCAGCAGTTTCTGCTTTAGTCATATATGCTATTTTTCCTATTATTCAAAATACGATTACTGGTTTGAACGGAATCGAACCTAGTTTAGTTGAAGCTGGCACAGCTTTTGGAATGACCAAATGGGAAAGATTGAAAAAGTTCGAAATACCTATCGCTATGCCAGTTATTATGTCAGGAGTTAGAACTTCAGCTGTAATGATTATTGGTACAGCGACTTTGGCCTCTTTGATTGGAGCCGGCGGTTTAGGGTCATTTATTCTTTTAGGAATTGACCGAAATAATACAGATTTGATTCTAATTGGAGCCATCTCATCTGCTCTCTTAGCTATTTTATTTAATAGTATTTTGCAATATTTAGAAAAAGCTTCACTTAAAAAAATTCTACTGGCCTTTGCAGTAATCGTCTTGGGACTATTAGTATCTTATAGTCCCAAGTTAGTCTCTCAATTTACGAAAAAATCTGAAACACTCGTCATTGCTGGAAAACTAGGAGCTGAGCCGGAAGTTCTAATCAATATTTATAAAGAGATAATTGAAGATCAGTCAGAATTGAAAGTAGAAGTTAAGTCAAATTTTGGTAAGACAAGTTTTCTTTATCAAGCTCTCAAGTCTGGAGATATTGACATCTACCCCGAATTCACAGGAACGATAACCTCAAGTCTTTTAACAAGCAAAACGGAGTTATCCAATGATCCCAAAAAGGTTTATCTTGATGCTAAGAATGGTATTGCTAAACAGGATAATTTGGTTTTGTTGAAGCCTTTTGCTTATCAGAACACTTATGCCGTAGCTGTACCAGAAAAATTAGCCAAGGAAAAAGGGCTTACAAAAATCTCAGACTTAAAAGCTTATGAGGGGCAATTAAAAGCCGGTTTTACCTTAGAATTTAAAGATAGGGCAGATGGGTACAAGGGATTACAAAGTAAATATGGTCTATCTTTACCAGTTTCCACAATGGAACCAGCTCTTCGTTATCAAGCAATCAAAGCTAACGATATCCAAATAACAGATGCTTATTCAACAGATGCTGAATTGAAAAAATATCATCTTAAAGTTTTGGAAGATGATAAGCACCTTTTCCCTCCATATCAAGGTGCTCCACTAATGAAAAAGGCCCTAATTCAAAAACATCCTGAATTGA
- a CDS encoding SDR family NAD(P)-dependent oxidoreductase translates to MTKQIALVTGASAGFGKEIVYQLIADGYRVIGAARRIDKLREMEAYLGAEKFLALKMDVSDTNSIDAGLKSLPVDWQVIDILINNAGLALGLDKAQEADFANWLTMINTNIVGLTYLTNQLLPKMVARNIGTIINLGSTAGTIPYPGANVYGATKAFVKQFSLNLRADLAGTKIRVSNIEPGLCEGTEFSTVRFNGDRERVNALYQGAHAIQPVDIAKTVSWVLSQPDYVNINRIEIMPVSQTYGPQPVYRD, encoded by the coding sequence ATGACAAAACAAATTGCTTTAGTAACAGGAGCTTCAGCAGGTTTTGGTAAAGAGATAGTTTATCAATTAATTGCAGATGGTTACCGTGTAATTGGTGCAGCAAGACGTATTGATAAATTACGTGAAATGGAAGCTTATTTGGGCGCAGAAAAATTTCTAGCTTTAAAGATGGATGTTTCAGACACTAACTCAATTGATGCTGGCTTAAAAAGCTTACCAGTTGACTGGCAGGTAATTGATATCTTAATTAATAATGCTGGACTTGCTCTAGGCTTGGATAAGGCGCAAGAAGCTGACTTCGCTAATTGGCTGACTATGATTAATACCAATATTGTGGGATTAACCTACCTAACAAATCAGCTTTTGCCCAAAATGGTTGCTAGAAATATTGGTACAATCATTAATTTGGGATCAACAGCAGGAACGATTCCTTATCCTGGGGCTAATGTTTATGGAGCAACTAAAGCCTTTGTTAAACAATTTTCACTTAATTTACGTGCTGATTTAGCGGGGACTAAAATCCGAGTTTCTAATATTGAACCAGGCCTATGTGAAGGCACAGAATTTTCAACTGTTCGCTTTAATGGTGACCGAGAGCGTGTAAATGCCTTATATCAAGGAGCACATGCTATTCAACCAGTTGATATTGCTAAAACAGTTTCTTGGGTTCTTTCTCAACCAGACTATGTTAACATTAATCGGATTGAAATTATGCCTGTTTCGCAAACCTATGGGCCACAACCTGTTTATAGAGATTAA
- a CDS encoding ABC transporter ATP-binding protein, producing MIRFNKVSKQFGDTLVLQEQSFQVNDREFFVLVGSSGSGKTTLLKMINCLIKPSSGEILLNKIPQAELDLREMRLSIGYVLQQIALFPNLTVAENIAIIPEMKKWTKEETIQRTKDFLNKVNLPAEEYMNRYPKDLSGGEQQRVGIVRALISHPKILLMDEPFSALDPISKKQLQDLMLALHREFDMTIVFVTHDIKEAIKLGDRVAILDKGQIIQVDTPEAIVENPANDFVASLFGGDIDD from the coding sequence ATGATACGTTTTAATAAAGTCTCAAAACAATTTGGGGATACTTTGGTCTTACAAGAGCAAAGTTTTCAAGTTAATGATCGTGAATTTTTTGTTTTAGTGGGATCAAGTGGCTCAGGCAAAACAACACTGTTAAAAATGATAAACTGTTTAATAAAACCAAGTTCGGGTGAAATTTTACTCAATAAGATACCACAAGCTGAATTGGACCTGCGTGAAATGCGCCTCTCGATTGGTTATGTCTTGCAACAAATCGCTCTTTTCCCTAACCTAACAGTTGCCGAAAATATTGCCATTATTCCAGAAATGAAAAAATGGACAAAAGAAGAGACCATTCAAAGAACAAAAGACTTTTTGAATAAGGTAAACTTACCTGCTGAAGAATACATGAATCGTTATCCAAAGGATTTGTCTGGTGGAGAACAGCAACGTGTAGGAATTGTCCGTGCCCTTATTTCGCATCCTAAGATTTTACTTATGGATGAGCCTTTCTCAGCATTGGATCCTATTTCAAAAAAACAATTACAAGATTTAATGCTTGCTTTACATCGTGAATTCGATATGACTATCGTTTTTGTAACACACGATATTAAAGAAGCTATCAAATTAGGTGATCGTGTTGCTATACTTGATAAAGGGCAAATTATCCAAGTGGATACGCCCGAAGCCATCGTGGAGAATCCAGCTAATGACTTTGTAGCCAGTCTTTTTGGAGGTGATATAGATGACTAG